CAGTGCAGCCTAAGATAATTAAAAAGCCAAGTTTtggtaagtgaaaaaaaaacattacttttcctgctgtttgcaaagacaaagaaagattATTTTATCAACCAAAATAGTGTGTTCTGACTTTGGAGGTGCGGTAGGCGTAGCTCTTTAAGTTGGCAGCTTCACCCCAGTTGCACGTAATGGAGCCAAGGATAGAGGAGATGTTGATAACGGCTGCTCTGTGGATCCCCATCCCTGTTGACTGTGCTGCGGCGGTCTGCAGCAGAGGCAAGAAAGCCTGAACACAAGAGCAACAGCAGAAATGATTAACTAGGATGATCCCAGACAATACAGTACTGAGCTGCCAAGAACAGGAAATAGATCACCAAAAAACATTAGCCATAATACATTATTCGAAAAATTTAAACTATATCAACAAGACTAACTGTTTCCAACCTGACTTCTGATTGAAAATCATTTCATTCCAATCAGGCTACTGCCAAAGAAGCCTGAGAGATATCCACTAGCACAACTGCCACCCCCTAATGTCACTACCTATTACCAACCTCTTTGATAACACCAATAGTGCAAAGTGGTCTACCATGTCATATACAAAaccagtgacagagagagtcaCTGGCACAGATGACTTCATCATATTGCCCTGAGGCTTTAGTGTTCCATTATGtgaaaaaacattaatgttagTGTTTTTGAAAAGCTCTGTTTCCCCAGCACAGACCGATTTGTCCACTCTGGgtatcatttttaaatatcCCTCCTGTGTAAAAAGCTCACTGTGTGTAGATGATAGGGCAGAATGAAGAGGAAACaagatttgttttgaaattgATTCATATCACATAGTAATGGTTTGGCAGCAGAGTGGAACCAGGACAACAGatggtgaacacacacacacacaaaaaaaagttgattccatcttctcttcttccttccctGTCCATCTCTGTTCTTCAGGTCCAACACACCTGCCCTGTAATTAAGGCCCAGTCTGGGAAATCCTGTTGGTTATAATGGTGCAGTGTATAATGCGATGTTACTTTCAGGCCATTCTGTCTcatatgttctgttttttgtttttttgatttgtAATCGCATATTTTCATCAAAAACTCTGTGGTGTTCGGTGTGTTACACTCTCTCATAAGTGTATGatgtgcttgtctgtgtgtgtgtgtgtgtgtgtgtgtgtggtaaatcTCCTGCACTGGTGAAAGTCTGTAAGACACAAAGCACAGACAATAAACAGGGTGTTTCCAGTGGAGATGAGTGTGCAGATGCTTTGACTTCTTTCAGAGTGTCTGGTTACAAAATGAATGTTGGTTACACCCTGAGATTCCACATCATCTTCCCCTCAGGATCTGACAAACTGTACGGAGAGACAGTTTTAACAGCGGCAATGCATCTATCACCATTATTGAGAGTAATTTCTCCTCATGAAACTGAAACTCTTCATTGTGTGGATGAACTAATACaaacaaaaggtcaaaaaaatcattaaagacaaccaaaactgaaataaattcaCATATCTTTGAACACAGTGCATTAAATTGTGAGCTCATGTCTGTCATCAGTTACGGATGATAAGAAACAGGAGGCGGTCATGAGCAAGAGAGTCCACACCAGATGGCAGTGTTGTGTCACTTGAGTTGTCTGTCAAGTGATTTGTGTTAATCTTTTTGGTTTGAATTTTCCTCCTTGTGTTTCCACAAACACTGTTTCCTCACTGAAGCAATCACACGCACAGCAGGCTTGATGCTGcgacacaacactgacagttaaCCTACACGTGTCTGCCAGAAGGAAGATACCCATTAACTCAGAATGCTGAAGCTTCACACCAGCCTTAGCTGAACTCTGAATGCagttttacacagagaaactgagtATTCAGTTAGTCAGTGCGGAGAGGAGAAATTATTACAGCAACCCATAACTCCAGACTTAAAAATGTGAAGCTGTCCTTTAAATGAGGAGACTGCATACCTTTCCCTGCCTGGGACAATGAGATAATAATCTACATGGCAGGCTAATAAGGTATTACAAGttcacagtaaaacaaagtGATAGTTTTCAGAGGATGAGTTTATTAGGAGCAGCTCTCGCtttgtgtaaaaacagaatCTCTCTCGCAAGATAAGAGTAAATGAATGCAACCTGTTTAATTACTTCAGTCGGCTGTAAAAATAGGTAAGCATCAATGACAAAGGAAGACATTTCCGTTGTGTGACAAGTTGATTTGGTACTTtcctcacaccacacacatcatcctcacaacagaaaataatgttcTGATAAAGTTCTTATTCAGgcattttttcatttcctgattGAATCATTCTGGTCAGTATCTGTCCAGCACGGCCTGACCCTCAGTAACACCTGTACAGAATGTCAGCCTACCTTTGTGACAAAGAGGGGCGTAACACTATTGACCTGGAAGGTCTTCATCATGGCCTCTGGAGTTATGGCATTTATGTCCATGGAGAATCCGATAGCGGCGTTATTGATCAGACAATTCAGTCCATTATTTCCTACAATGGACTGGACCTCCTCCAGGGCTGAGCTGATACTCTGCTGACTCTCCACATCTGGAAAAATGACAGAAGCCTTTGTATTAAAAGGATGGTCTTTACTGTGTTAAAGCAGGTATATATAAATACCATCAGAGATGTGTTCTTTTAGCCCAGAGAGTCTGGGAAATAAATTAGAGCTTCAGATAATATTGGTTATCATGTGCTCAGCAGATCCATTCAGGCAACAATGAGCCAACAGACCGAGATGAGGGTAAGCAGAGTAACTCACTAGGAATCAATCAGTGATTATAGGTGAATTATTAAGAATGGAAATACAATATCCAAACCTGGAAGGTTACACTTATATTTTTAAGTTAGAAAACTCAAATACATTCAACAATACAACAGATTTTGTGCATGCTCTATGTAATGTAATACCTTTTAGCTTAATGATAAGACAGAATATCCACTCACCTAATGTCACAATATGAACACCTGGGTAGGTTTTGGAGAGCTCCTGCAGGTCCTACGTGAAGATGGATATTGAGTGAATAGAAAATATTCATGACAACTTTGCATAAATGTCTAGTAACAATCCCTCTGGATGCACAAAAGattttcactgtaatgtttACCTAGTAGAGCATTGTGATCAAGATACGTAATCactattatatatttttaaaaaaacaaaaccaaaaaaaaaaaaacatttgggtTTGTGATGGCCCAAAAGCTGTGTGTGAGCCTATAAAGTATATACAAGTATGCTGCTATTAAATATGGTTCAATTTACAGTCCAGTCTCATTTACGTAATagctgtacagtatatactggATCTTAACAATTCAAAAACAGTAACCTAAATATAACTTTCATTTATAAGACATGTATCTTTAATAGAATAGGAAGCAGTGAAAAGCAACTGATGATATGTCACCTTTGTTCTAGTGACGTGTGAATTCTGAGTGGTACATCACTGTTGGCTATAGGTATAGTGATGCACTGTGTAGCCTATCaaagtacatacagtatcagATGTTACCATGTAATACGGTGAGAGTTCAGGTGTTATGGTTTTTAACCAGTAGATCCAGTATGATTCCCATCTAAGTAGCAGAATATCTCAATTGACACCGCTTCTTGGGAGAGAAACCTTTTCAGTGCCTACAGATTGCAGTGTAAGGATTCTTTTCTGGGACATGGGCAGCTAAAGGAAAATCCATATTTCGTCATCTGCTGTTACCGAGATGCTCTGCTACACGTCTTCAGTTCTCTGCTACCACTATGACTTACCACCTCAGATAACTTACTGCTTTCACATCACAAACTGATGATGTCTGTAGGACTAGATTCACCGGTGAGGGGACGTCTGAATGAAGAGCGTTAGTGAGTGTAGCTGTACTGACTGCACGCACCATTCTGGCCGACTCCATCTGATTCCTTGTGCCAAGTTATCCACATGTACAGAGATGTTGATGTATTCACTTAACTTTTTTGCTCTACAGTGATCGTGAGGACTCTCAGCTGAATGTGTATTACATAAAATCAACGGATGTGCCCTTGTAACTCGTTGATAATGTTTGTGGATTGGCATACATAAATGAGGCTCTATCTGAAACCTGTATTGAACGTCCCTTGAGAAAGACCATGTggttcattttctcttcagtaTAGTTTATATGTGCAATAAGCTAGTTAAACTTGATCGGCTCACCAAAACCCAACAGTGACAAACCACACACGAGAGCAAAAGCGGATACCATCTGCATTGAATAGAGTTTTTAAATCGATTACCACACTTCACCAAACGTTATTTACCGTGGAGCTAGTTGGATTGCGGGCTGTCGCTATGATGGTAGGGGGTCTATTGCTGCTTTTCGCGAGCTCTCTCACCAGCTGTAGTCCTATTCCTCTGCTGGAGCCGGTTATCAGCACGGAtttacacaaactcacactcaTATTCACGCTGTCACCTTACACGGAGCTTCTGTTACCCAACTATACTGTTGTGTACGGAGGTCAACGAATGTTACGCAGTTGGGTTGGTGATGCCTTCATAGCTGCTCGTAAACCCGAACACTAATTTAGAAGCAGCGGTTGCTCTtagaaataataacaaaatagactactgaaaatagattttttttgtcgCTTATTTAAGCGGAGAAAATGTATAGTAAATACTATTTTGACACACAGATGAAAGGAGGTGCtctcattaaaacacagtttcgAGCAGAGGAAGAGTTActtatttacagaaaaaaatgcgacaaaatgaaaaacaacaatctCATGTCAACATAGCAAAAAGGGTACAGTGACACAAAGTCAAAAAGTACCATAGCGACCCCCTTTTCAGTTAAACACGTTCCCCTTGGCCGTAATAAAACCCATGTCAATCTCGGGTTTCATCGGAAAAATAGGTTGTCGTAATTTCGACAGTTGTATGAGTTATGAAGGTACCACTTTCTTTGTAGGCGATATCAAAGGTGCGCTCAATTTATTCACCTCTGAGAGCAGCCCGTAAGGTCACATGCATATAAATTGTCAAACTACGGTTTTTGACAAAACGAGCGCAAcgtaactgaaaaaaaaaaaaaaaaaaaaaaaaaaaaactgaaccgCCGTTGATTTCCAACCGAAGACTACGCCTCTATTTCATCAGAGCGCCTCAGGTTATTCACTTAAATAACTCACTCCAGAGTGAACAAACCGGCAATTCAAAACGATTTCTTTTCATTATGACCGCCttaattaaaatgaagaaatttGAACTGATTCTGTAATTCGCCAGTAAGCCAACTGGTACATTAGGCTAATACGCTAATTAGCTAACGTTATTAACAAAACGTAGACTTTGCTAATCTGACGTTAAACCAGGTTGAACtgttagctaaatgctaacaggTTAGGCTAACGTCAACGTAACTGAGGGCCACTTGATGGAAAAACGTcataattatattattttcattatatttgaataaaaaatgCCACAGAACTGTTTTTACAACTTTATGTAGTGAACAAATGGCAGCAACCTGGACCTGCGTGTCACAAAGTGGAATGGAGAATCTAAAGTTAGGGTTGAATTTAGAATATGTTTCATTAACGATCAGATAAGGTAGAGTGAAGTAATGTCATCAGGCaaagtattattattaaagtCAACGCAAACCATGTACAATCAATGGTGGCGTAGTAACCCCAGTGGGAAGTTTAATTGTATTACCTTCAGAGACAGCCACAGggattttctgtcaaaatcacaacacaacatcacaacatcttTATATTTCACTTATTATGATTAAAACAGGTGCATGTTGGTAGGATGAACAGCCCTACAACAGAGCTCAACACAACTCTAAGCAAACAGGAATATGTTGGCACTGATGACCCTTCTTCAAGagactgcagctctgagaaGGACACCACTGTCCACAATGGTCCTGCAGGGACTTCTTTCTGGACAGTGCCCTCCTCAGATGCCAGTCTGTCTGGAATACTTCCCCATCCCCACCAGCATACTATCCAGCCAAGAGTAGTGGACCCTCTCAGTTTAAGGTATTATGTTCATTTATTCACTATTTTCTTACTTTCATCACGTGTATACTTTGAATGTGTGTTCTCTTTTCTTGTTACCCATACATTTGGACTTTATGATTTTATTCCTGATGCCAGCATTTTTTTGGTAAGATTTAAAAAGGTGATGTATATGTTACATGACTAATTTTGATGAATTGATTCCAGGTTCCATTGTCCATGTCAGTCCACTCAGTGTCAGATGACTTATCCAGATTACCTCCTGGACCACCAGGCGAGTCAGTATCATCTCTTCACTGGGTAAGTCCCCATTCACTTTACATGTATGGGCTGTGAAGTAAAATCTGTGCCAGTTAGCAACTTTTGAACcacaactgttttcacttttatgcCATCTGGTGTCAGTATTAAAAATGACATGGGGACATTGAGGCTGAAAGGATTATGACAGGTATTAATTGTcttgaaacaaaaacatatgtCATTAGAATAAGTTGAAAAATTGCTGTTATCACATTGAAGTTCCACACATCAAGTTAATTTGGATTATGCACTGAGACTCAGTCAATATCAAGTGAACAGACTAAATGATCTTCTGTAAAGTGTATTTCAGTATTGAAGTTATACATTGTTGGGCAGAAACTAGGTAAGATTTAATTTCATGGTGGTTTGACTCATGCTTGAGTATGTACAGACCTATGTGGGAGGGAAATAATGTGTTTGGAATGGTAAAATGACTTCAGACAACCTTGGTTTTCTCAGCCCTATGCCTGTTCCGCCAGACAGCAGCCATCACAGCTCATTTTCTGCTCCTTGGTTTATTAATGAACCCGTTCTCTGCAGCATGATGCCGGTGAGTTCAAATATTTTGAGTCATGTAACTGTTTTTGTGGACTAAACATACTTACTAAATTGCTTAATCAGTTTTACATGTGTGGGTGTGCCTTGCATATTTTTAGGGGGACTTACACACTCCTGTAGCCAATATCTGTGTACCTCAGGCCATGGACCATCAGCAGGTTCAGGAGGGACTGACTGAGGTCACAACCCACATCACACAGCCTGTAAGTTCTGTCAGTTCTTCTATCAACACAACCAGTTGAGACACATGGCTGCCTACCCTgagtttctgcctcttaaaaggaagtttttccttgccattATCATGAATAGTAACAACAacaggtaaaaacactgaatatttttacatttcatgttAAGATTCTGTGTTTCTTCAACACTATCTGATAGAATACTTCCTTAGTAATCAAAGACCtgaattgttattattattatagataCATTAATATATCATTAAAGTACATCAAAGtatcattttaatgttacagTTGTAACAACCTCATGTTCTGATGGgtagtgtttttctttattttattattgattttatttgatattttatttgatatCTCCATTTTatgaaaattaaaatcagtGATTAATTGATTCTGAAAATAGTTGCTAATTCATTTTTGATTAACTTTTGATTATCAACCAGTAAGTAGTGTCTTCCTCTTGTCTGTGTAGGTGGTGTGTAATGTGAGTGGAGGTGGACAGGTTGTGGTGGTTAACCACTGTGAGCCAGCACCTGTGTTCCTTACCTTGGAATCTGCaccaacacacagagatgaCAGGCGCAGCTCAAGGGAAAGGTtagtttcagtttagttttatgGCAGGTATGAAATTAAGTCAGACACATCAACAAGCACgtaagaaaagaagaaagaccttcgctttgtctctctttgtgtccTGAGATTCCATCAGAGCACCttaacagaaacatcacagaggAGAAATTCCTGCATGATGATagttttgttaaatttaatCAACAGCATAAGGGAGTAAAGCTAATAGAGTTGGTGCTaataaagttttacttttttgataTATGCTAGCCTCCACACATTCTAATTACTCATTACTACCTTTTCACACCTAGGTAGAAAACATGTCACTGATCTCCTCTACAGCGTGTATCcactttatcatttttttcacaaatttaCATAAATTGCTGATAGGCATACTCCACTGAAGACTCAAACAGAGATGTCCCGAGCTGATCCTAAGGATTGGTAATGGGGGATAATCCAGTCATATTTCAAACTTTCAGCTATCCCAACTGAACTTCCATTCATATCATACCAATCATTTAAAGTCATAAACTTTCTACTTTTTTAACCATTTGGATCAAGAAGTTCATAAAAATCAAGGTGTGTGAGAAGTGGTGTACACCTGTGTTATTTCAGTGCTTCAGGTACACAGCCTATTTAATCAACATTTGATGAAGTTCATTAAGAATTGTATCAAACTCAGTATCAGTACATACAGAATATTAAAGGACTGTATAAATGTACCAGTGTTTGTTCTCTTACTCTAACACAAACAAGGCTACAAGAACTTCATGGTACAACTTGATAATAGACACAACTGCAAAAAGGAACTGAGATGGGTCACCCTGGTCAATTGTGTTTCCATAAGTAGGAACACAATAATACTGTTCTAGACAAATTTTTCTTTAACCTGTAAAGGACCCTTGAATGTATATTGCACAGCTGAGATGCTTCAGTCCATAAATTCTGAACAGTAAGTGGACCTGAACAGAACAAATTAAACAGAACCTGAGTCTAGAGAAATGTGCAATATTTATCATACATAGGTAGctgaagtttatttacagtatattaatatGTTGTACAGCTGAAGCACATAAATGGCTTGCCTAAATTCCAGCACAGTTTACATTTGTTGATTAAAGTTAGGATTCTGTAGTAATCttcttttcctttgtgtttgccAGACATGACTGTGTTGGGGAATCCTAGCCAGGTAGGAAAGTGaagtttgtttcatttctacCCAGAAATCAACTTTCCCTCAGTCCATCAATTCCCTCAATTCCATCAGTCCATGATGGATTGATAGATTGGTATTCCTGTCTtcaatcattcattcatatacAGCTTCCCCAGTACCACGAGACAGCTTGTCCCCTGtatgaggtcagaggtcagacagcCAACATGCAGCCTCAAGCTCCTCCAGCACAGTAAGAGCTGTGGAACAGATTCCAAAATATGATTACTGCCTCCaccatacattcatacattcatacaaAATTCTATATGCAAACTGTGTTAAGCTTTATATGAACAGGGTTTCATTACTGAACCTGTGGTCAGCCATGACACTACATGAATGACAAGTTTTAATGCAGCAAGGTCCTGATGGAGTGTAAGCTAGAGTCCTGAAAGTCTGTGCTGAACAGCGGGTAGGTTTGTACACAGATATATTTCATGCCTCTCTCACACAGGCAGTAGTCCCAAAGTCCTAATATGACCAATGAAGCTGGACTGTGAGGCTGGCAGACTGTGACAACACCCACCTGTAACTGGATTTGGACTTCCTTACAGACAGACCACAGTGAGGATGGGAAACAAGATCTCAGTTAAGCTTAGAATAAGTGCAGGAAACCCCCCAGGACTGCTGCCTCAGCTCCACACTCAACACTCTGTACACttatgactgtgtgtttacCCAGGACAGCAATCTCATAATTAAATATGCAGATAAAAGAACCATCCTTGACCTCATCAAAGGTAGTACAAAACATTGTTTGTGGAAAAGACATCAACCTTGttcttaaaatacacaaaaccaAAGAGGTAATTATGGACTTCAGGAGTAGGAACCCCCCCCATCTGCAGCCTCTTACCATCACTGAGGTGGAGCCAGCTGACAGTCACTGGTTTCTAGGCCTTCACATGACAGAAAACCTGAGCTGGGCCAAAAACACTGTGGCAACAGTGAAGAAAGTACTGCAATAACTTTACTGCCATCAAGGCCGGACTGAGCCATCAGCCCCTCACCCAGTCTTTACAGAGGACAGCGACAGTATTCTCACCAGAAGCATCACTGTGTGCTTTGGCAACACCACTCTGGCTGAGAGAAAATCTCTCCAACGAGTCATCAAGACTGCAGAGAGAATCATTTGCTCTGACCTCCTCTCTACAGATATACTTTACACACAACGCTGCAGGGGAACATAACTTCTTAGTGACCGACATCACCCAACTCACTCTCTGTTCAGGTGGAAGAACTCAGTATACAACCTGATACAACCACAAGCCAGAGAGCCTCAGTACTCACAAACCACACTTTTACAGCAGTTTCTCTCCATTGCTCACCTCATTCACATCGTGGAGACTTAACACCTCACTAAAACTCTTACACCTTACagactgtgttttttccccaatTCTTTATGTGAgtgcaacaataataatatttatttgtattgtgcaacattttttctattgtatttctttatt
Above is a window of Lates calcarifer isolate ASB-BC8 linkage group LG10, TLL_Latcal_v3, whole genome shotgun sequence DNA encoding:
- the zgc:110339 gene encoding C-factor isoform X2 codes for the protein MSVSLCKSVLITGSSRGIGLQLDLQELSKTYPGVHIVTLDVESQQSISSALEEVQSIVGNNGLNCLINNAAIGFSMDINAITPEAMMKTFQVNSVTPLFVTKAFLPLLQTAAAQSTGMGIHRAAVINISSILGSITCNWGEAANLKSYAYRTSKAALNMVTRCLAADLGSDGILCMSLHPGWVKTDMGGPQAPLTVEESVSGMLSVLSHLTDKDHGGFKDYRGDNLPW
- the zgc:110339 gene encoding C-factor isoform X1 encodes the protein MSVSLCKSVLITGSSRGIGLQLVRELAKSSNRPPTIIATARNPTSSTDLQELSKTYPGVHIVTLDVESQQSISSALEEVQSIVGNNGLNCLINNAAIGFSMDINAITPEAMMKTFQVNSVTPLFVTKAFLPLLQTAAAQSTGMGIHRAAVINISSILGSITCNWGEAANLKSYAYRTSKAALNMVTRCLAADLGSDGILCMSLHPGWVKTDMGGPQAPLTVEESVSGMLSVLSHLTDKDHGGFKDYRGDNLPW
- the tesmin gene encoding spexin prohormone 2 isoform X2, with translation MNSPTTELNTTLSKQEYVGTDDPSSRDCSSEKDTTVHNGPAGTSFWTVPSSDASLSGILPHPHQHTIQPRVVDPLSLRFHCPCQSTQCQMTYPDYLLDHQASQYHLFTGPMPVPPDSSHHSSFSAPWFINEPVLCSMMPGDLHTPVANICVPQAMDHQQVQEGLTEVTTHITQPVVCNVSGGGQVVVVNHCEPAPVFLTLESAPTHRDDRRSSRERHDCVGES